The proteins below are encoded in one region of Mangifera indica cultivar Alphonso chromosome 7, CATAS_Mindica_2.1, whole genome shotgun sequence:
- the LOC123221380 gene encoding probable receptor-like protein kinase At5g18500 — MASDLNAELSKKIGVLGLKVWEVIGISVALFIIIILSVLSFCLTSRKKSRRAINNHPISQIPAVSKEIKEVRVEQVSTSDFVPRDGILLTIHDKLSDKESDKVLVHLGMGKGKNGDNSSQSGSFRHLDKDGGSQSGEDSGTYSVYKPSSSYPITAPSPLVGLPEFSHLGWGHWFTLRDLELATNRFSKDNVLGEGGYGVVYRGNLINGSPVAVKKILNNLGQAEKEFRVEVEAIGHVRHKNLVRLLGYCIEGTHRILVYEYVNNGNLEQWLHGAMRQHGYLTWEARIKVLLGTAKALAYLHEAIEPKVVHRDIKSSNILIDDDFNAKVSDFGLAKLLGAGKSHVTTRVMGTFGYVAPEYANTGLLNEKSDVYSFGVLLLEAITGRDPVDYGRPAHEVNLVDWLKMMVGSRRSEEVVDPNIAVRPSTRALKRALLTALRCVDPDSEKRPKMGQVVRMLESEEYPIVREDRRHHRRTQGSMDIESQKECSDTERSDNPVSRSHSRQT; from the exons ATGGCCAGTGATCTTAACGCTGAATTGTCCAAGAAAATTGGTGTTCTTGGTCTTAAGGTCTGGGAAGTAATTGGGATTTCTGTTGCATTATTCATCATAATTATCCTCTCTGTATTGTCGTTTTGTTTAACGTCGCGGAAGAAATCAAGAAGAGCTATAAACAACCATCCTATTAGCCAAATACCAGCTGTTTCCAAGGAAATTAAGGAGGTTAGGGTGGAGCAAGTATCGACAAGTGATTTTGTCCCTCGTGATGGTATTCTTCTTACAATTCATGACAAATTGAGTGACAAGGAGTCGGATAAGGTTTTGGTTCATCTGGGTATGGGGAAGGGGAAGAATGGAGATAATAGCAGTCAGTCAGGTTCATTTCGTCACTTAGATAAAGATGGAGGGTCTCAATCAGGTGAAGATTCAGGCACTTACAGTGTTTACAAGCCTTCTTCTTCATATCCCATTACAGCCCCTTCTCCTCTAGTTGGCCTACCTGAGTTTTCTCATTTGGGTTGGGGTCACTGGTTTACATTGAGGGATCTTGAGCTTGCAACAAATCGATTTTCAAAGGATAATGTCCTTGGTGAGGGTGGATATGGAGTTGTTTATAGGGGGAATTTGATTAATGGCAGTCCAGTGGCAGTGAAGAAGATCCTTAACAACTT GGGCCAAGCAGAGAAAGAATTTAGAGTTGAAGTTGAGGCCATAGGACATGTGCGCCACAAGAATTTGGTTCGGCTTCTGGGGTACTGCATAGAAGGGACACATAG GATTTTGGTTTATGAGTATGTCAACAATGGAAACTTAGAACAGTGGCTTCATGGAGCTATGCGTCAACATGGATATCTTACTTGGGAGGCTCGTATAAAGGTTCTCCTAGGCACTGCTAAAGC TCTTGCCTATCTGCATGAGGCCATCGAGCCAAAAGTGGTTCACCGAGACATTAAATCAAGCAACATATTGATTGATGATGACTTCAATGCTAAGGTTTCTGATTTTGGCCTGGCTAAGTTACTGGGTGCTGGGAAAAGCCATGTCACAACTCGAGTTATGGGGACTTTTGG ATATGTTGCTCCTGAGTATGCAAATACTGGCCTATTGAATGAAAAAAGTGATGTTTATAGCTTTGGGGTTTTACTCTTGGAAGCAATTACTGGAAGAGATCCTGTGGACTATGGTCGCCCTGCCCATGAG GTAAATCTGGTTGATTGGCTAAAAATGATGGTTGGAAGCAGGCGGTCTGAAGAAGTCGTAGACCCAAACATTGCGGTTAGGCCATCGACAAGAGCCCTAAAGCGTGCCCTTTTGACTGCATTGCGATGTGTTGATCCAGATTCAGAAAAAAGACCCAAAATGGGCCAAGTTGTGCGCATGCTTGAGTCGGAGGAATATCCTATAGTAAGAGAG GACCGAAGACACCATCGAAGAACTCAAGGAAGCATGGACATTGAGTCTCAGAAAGAATGTTCTGACACTGAGCGTAGTGATAATCCAGTTTCAAGGTCACATAGCAGGCAGACATAA